One segment of Aythya fuligula isolate bAytFul2 chromosome 30, bAytFul2.pri, whole genome shotgun sequence DNA contains the following:
- the DNMT1 gene encoding DNA (cytosine-5)-methyltransferase 1 isoform X3 translates to MAGPGCRLQALERDEESLSEKADVQDQLSELEAKLRCEELSEERYLAKVKALLHQELSAENGDAAPLLRASNGCSKNGAYGSDEDSERAGPDGEEDSAMEMEEAAASSSSSTPVPRARKARRSRSNGESKRSPASSRVTRSSGRQPSILSMFSKGSNKRKSEEVNGEVKQEVSAEKEDEEELEEKEQDEKRIKIETKEGSEIKDEITQVKTTTPAKTTPPKCVDCRQYLDDPDLKFFQGDPDDALEEPEMLTDERLSLFDANEDGFESYEDLPQHKVTSFSVYDKRGHLCPFDTGLIERNIELYFSGAVKPIYDDNPCLDGGVRAKKLGPINAWWITGFDGGEKALIGFTTAFADYILMEPSEEYAPIFALMQEKIYMSKIVVEFLQNNRDVSYEDLLNKIETTVPPAGLNFNRFTEDSLLRHAQFVVEQVESYDEAGDSDEPPVLITPCMRDLIKLAGVTLGKRRAVRRQAIRHPTKIDKDKGPTKATTTKLVYLIFDTFFSEQIEKDEKEDDKENAMKRRRCGVCEVCQQPECGKCKACQNMVKFGGSGRSKQACLQRRCPNLAVREADEDEEVDDNIPEMPSPKKMLQGRKKKQNKSRISWVGEPVKSDGKKDYYQRVCIDSETLEVGDCVSVSPDDPTKPLYLARVTAMWEDSSGQMFHAHWFCPGSDTVLGATSDPLELFLVDECEDMQLSYIHGKVNVIYKAPSENWSMEQGGLDMEIKMVEDDGRTYFYQMWYDQEYARFESPPKTEPTEDNKYKFCMSCTRLDEVRHKEIPKVAEPLEEGDGKMFYALATKNGVQYRVGDGVYLLPDAFSFSMKPASPAKRPKKEAVDEELHPEHYRKYSEYIKGSNLDAPDPYRVGRIKEIFCNIRSNGKPNEADIKLRIFKFYRPENTHKSMKASYHADINLLYWSDEETTVDFRAVQGRCTVVYGEDLTESIQDYSAGGLDRFYFLEAYNAKTKSFEDPPNHARSSGNKGKGKGKGKGKGKGKSSVTCEQSEQEPAELKLPKLRTLDVFSGCGGLSEGFHQAGVSETLWAIEMWEPAAQAFRLNNPGTTVFTEDCNVLLKLVMSGEKTNSLGQKLPQKGDVEMLCGGPPCQGFSGMNRFNSRTYSKFKNSLVVSFLSYCDYYRPRFFLLENVRNFVSFKRSMVLKLTLRCLVRMGYQCTFGVLQAGQYGVAQTRRRAIVLAAAPGEKLPMFPEPLHVFAPRACQLSVVVDDKKFVSNITRTYSGPFRTITVRDTMSDLPEIRNGASALEISYNGEPQSWFQRQIRGSQYQPILRDHICKDMSALVAARMRHIPLAPGSDWRDLPNIEVRLSDGTTTRKLRYTHHEKKNGRSSSGALRGVCSCAEGKPCDPADRQFNTLIPWCLPHTGNRHNHWAGLYGRLEWDGFFSTTVTNPEPMGKQGRVLHPEQHRVVSVRECARSQGFPDTYRLFGNILDKHRQVGNAVPPPLAKAIGLEIKSCVLAKLREDTAAPSAPEKMETVEPAD, encoded by the exons ATGGCCGGCCCCGGCTGCCG GCTGCAAGCTTTGGAGCGGGATGAAGAGAGCCTGAGCGAGAAG GCGGATGTGCAGGACCAGCTGAGCGAGCTCGAAGCCAAACTGCGCTGCGAGGAGCTGTCGGAG GAGAGGTACCTGGCCAAGGTGAAAGCCCTGCTCCACCAAGAGCTCTCGGCGGAGAATGGGGACGCGGCGCCGCTGCTGCGGGCGTCCAACGGGTGCTCCAAGAACGGCGCCTACGGCAGCGACGAGGACTCGGAGCGGGCAGGGCCCGACGGGGAAGAGGACAGTGCGATGGAGATGGAGGAAGCGGCcgcctcttcctcttcctcaacCCCCGTGCCGCGGGCCCGCAAGGCCAGGAGGAGCAGATCCAACGGGGAGAGCAAAA GGTCTCCTGCCAGCTCCCGGGTCACCCGCAGCTCCGGCCGGCAGCCGAGCATCCTGAGCATGTTTTCCAAAGG GTCCAACAAACGGAAATCGGAGGAGGTGAACGGGGAGGTGAAGCAGGAGGTGAGCGCGGAgaaggaggatgaggaggagctggaggagaag GAACAAGACGAGAAGAGGATTAAAATCGAAACCAAAGAAGG GTCTGAGATAAAAGATGAAATTACTCAGGTTAAAACTACAACACCTGCTAAA ACCACCCCTCCCAAGTGTGTCGACTGCAGACAGTACCTCGATGACCCTGACCTCAAATTCTTCCAAGGGGATCCCGACGATGCC CTGGAGGAGCCCGAAATGCTGACGGATGAGCGCTTGTCCCTCTTCGACGCGAACGAAGACGGCTTTGAAAGCTACGAGGACCTTCCCCAGCACAAAGTCACCTCTTTTAG CGTCTACGACAAGCGAGGTCACCTGTGCCCCTTTGACACCGGCCTGATCGAGAGGAACATCGAGCTGTATTTCAGCGGAGCTGTGAAGCCCATTTACGACGACAACCCTTGCCTGGACG GAGGGGTGAGAGCCAAGAAGCTGGGGCCCATAAATGCCTGGTGGATCACGGGCTTCGACGGCGGGGAGAAAGCCCTGATCGGCTTCACCACAG CCTTCGCCGACTACATCCTGATGGAGCCCAGCGAGGAGTACGCGCCCATCTTCGCCCTGATGCAGGAGAAGATCTACATGAGCAAGATCGTGGTGGAGTTCCTGCAGAACAACCGCGACGTCAGCTACGAGGATCTGCTCAACAAGATCGAG ACCACCGTGCCTCCCGCGGGGCTGAACTTCAACCGCTTCACAGAGGACTCGCTCCTGCGGCACGCTCAGTTcgtggtggagcaggtggaaaGCTACGACGAAGCCGGGGACAGCGACGAGCCCCCCGTCCTCATCACGCCCTGCATGAGAGACCTGATCAAGCTGGCTGGGGTCACCCTGGGGAAGAG GCGAGCCGTCCGGCGGCAGGCCATCCGGCACCCCACCAAAATAGACAAGGACAAGGGCCCCACCAAGGCCACCACCACCAAGCTGGTGTACCTCATCTTCGACACCTTCTTCTCGGAGCAGATCGAGAAGGACGAGAAGGAGGACGACAAGGAGAACGCCATGAAGCGCCGGCGCTGCGGCGTCTGCGAG GTGTGCCAGCAGCCCGAGTGTGGCAAGTGCAAGGCTTGCCAGAACATGGTGAAGTTTGGGGGCAGCGGACGGAGCAAGCAGGCCTGTTTGCAGAGGAG GTGCCCCAACCTGGCTGTCCGGGAAGCTGACGAGGATGAAGAAGTGGACGATAACATCCCCGAAATGCCGTCGCCCAAAAagatgctgcagggcaggaagaagaagcagaacAAGAGCCGCATCTCCTGGGTGGGCGAGCCGGTCAAG AGCGATGGGAAGAAGGACTACTACCAGAGGGTGTGCATCGACTCGGAGACCCTGGAGGTGGGAGACTGCGTCTCCGTCAGCCCCGACGATCCCACCAAGCCCCTCTACCTCGCCAG GGTGACGGCCATGTGGGAGGACAGCAGCGGGCAGATGTTCCACGCGCACTGGTTCTGCCCGGGCTCGGACACCGTCCTGGGGGCCACCTCCGACCCCTTGGAGCTCTTCCTGGTGGACGAATGCGAGGACATGCAGCTGTCCTACATCCACGGCAAAGTCAACGTCATCTACAAGGCGCCCTCGGAGAACTGGTCCATGGAG CAGGGCGGGCTGGACATGGAGATCAAGATGGTGGAGGACGACGGGAGGACGTACTTCTACCAGATGTGGTACGACCAGGAGTACGCCCGCTTCGAGTCGCCGCCCAAGACCGAGCCCACGGAAGACAACAAGTACAA GTTCTGCATGAGCTGCACGCGTCTGGACGAGGTGAGGCACAAGGAGATACCCAAAGTGGCCGAGCCCCTGGAGGAAGGGGATGGGAAGATGTTCTACGCCCTGGCCACCAAGAACGGAGTGCAGTACAGGGTGGGAGACGGCGTCTACCTGCTGCCCGATGCCTTTTCCTTCAG CATGAAACCCGCCAGCCCGGCCAAGCGCCCCAAGAAGGAGGCGGTGGACGAGGAGCTGCACCCGGAGCACTACCGCAAGTACTCGGAGTACATCAAGGGCAGCAACCTGGATGCCCCCGACCCTTACCGCGTGGGCCGCATCAAGGAGATCTTCTGCAACATCCGCAGCAACGGCAAGCCCAACGAGGCTGACATCAAGCTGCGCATCTTCAAGTTTTACag ACCCGAGAACACGCACAAGTCCATGAAAGCCAGCTACCACGCAGACATCAACCTCCTGTACTGGAGCGACGAGGAGACGACCGTCGATTTCCGTGCTGTGCAGGGCCGCTGCACGGTGGTGTACGGCGAGGACCTGACCGAGAGCATCCAGGACTATTCCGCGGGCGGCCTCGACCGCTTCTACTTCTTAGAG gcTTACAACGCAAAAACCAAGAGCTTCGAAGATCCTCCCAACCACGCGCGGAGCTCCGGGAataaagggaaggggaaaggcaaAGGGAAAG GCAAAGGCAAAGGGAAGTCGTCCGTCACCTGCGAGCAGAGCGAGCAGGAGCCTGCTGAGCTGAAGCTGCCCAAACTGCGGACCTTGGACGTGTTCTCTGGCTGCGGGGGGCTCTCCGAGGGCTTCCACCAGGCAG GCGTGTCGGAGACGCTGTGGGCCATCGAGATGTGGGAGCCGGCCGCCCAGGCTTTCCGGCTGAACAACCCTGGCACCACCGTCTTCACGGAGGACTGCAACGTCCTGCTGAAGCTGGTCATGTCCGGCGAGAAAACCAACTCGCTGGGGCAGAAGCTGCCGCAGAAGGGGGACGTGGAGATGCTGTGCGGAGGCCCCCCGTGCCAGGGCTTCAGCGGCATGAATCGCTTCAACTCCCGCACCTACTCCAAGTTCAAGAACTCCCTGGTGGTCTCCTTCCTCAG CTACTGCGACTACTACCGGCCGCGGTTCTTCCTGCTGGAGAACGTCAGGAACTTCGTGTCCTTCAAGCGCTCCATGGTGCTGAAGCTCACCCTGCGCTGCCTTGTCCGCATGGGTTACCAGTGCACCTTCGGGGTCCTGCAG GCTGGCCAGTACGGCGTGGCCCAGACGCGGCGGAGAGCCATCGTCCTTGCTGCGGCTCCCGGTGAGAAGCTGCCCATGTTCCCCGAGCCCTTGCACGTGTTTGCGCCCCGTGCCTGCCAGCTGAGCGTGGTGGTGGACGACAAGAAGTTCGTCAGCAACATCACCCG GACGTACTCCGGCCCCTTCCGCACCATCACGGTGCGGGACACCATGTCCGACCTGCCCGAAATCCGGAACGGTGCCTCTGCCCTGGAGATCTCCTACAACGGGGAGCCCCAGTCCTGGTTCCAGCGGCAGATCCGGGGCTCCCAGTACCAGCCCATCCTCAGGGATCACATCTGCAAG GACATGAGCGCCTTGGTCGCGGCGCGGATGAGACACATCCCCCTGGCCCCCGGCTCCGACTGGCGCGACCTGCCCAACATCGAGGTGCGGCTGTCGGACGGCACGACCACGCGCAAGCTGCGGTACACGCACCACGAGAAGAAGAACGGCCGCAGCAGCTCAGGAGCGCTGCGGGGAGTCTGCTCCTGCGCAGAAG GGAAGCCCTGCGACCCCGCGGACCGGCAGTTCAACACCCTCATCCCCTGGTGCCTGCCCCACACCGGCAACCGGCACAACCACTGGGCCGGGCTCTACGGGCGGCTGGAGTGGGACGGCTTCTTCAGCACCACCGTCACCAACCCCGAACCCATGGGCAAGCAG GGCCGGGTTCTGCACCCCGAGCAGCACCGGGTAGTGAGCGTGAGGGAGTGCGCCCGCTCCCAGGGCTTCCCCGATACCTACCGGCTCTTCGGGAACATCCTCGACAAGCACAGACAG GTCGGTAACGCAGTGCCTCCTCCTCTAGCCAAAGCCATCGGGCTGGAGATCAAATCGTGCGTGTTGGCGAAGCTGAGGGAAGACACCGCGG cgCCCAGCGCCCCGGAGAAGATGGAAACGGTGGAACCGGCTGACTGA